CTGAAGCCGATCGTCGCGGCGGTCGCGGTCGCGAAGCTTCCCCAGCACAGGTCCGCGATGGTGACGGTCGCCGACCAGCCACGCAGCGTCGCCTGGTTGGTGAGGTCGTAGGTCGCATAGGCGACCAGGCCCAGCATCGCGCCGCGCACGAGCGCGGTCGTCCATCGACCCGTCGCGAGCGCCGGGGCGACCGCAAACACCAAGATGCCCGCCAGATAGATCAGGTAGAAGGCGGCGGCCGGCGCCGCATTGAAGCGTTCGAGCAGGAGCGATCCGAGCCGCGGACGATAGAGCCGGCTTGCGGCGAAACTGAGCCAGATCGAGTCCAACGCCAGAAAGCTGATCGCGGTCGCCAGCGCTGCCGATATCCATGTGCCGATCATGGCAGGCTCAGGACTGCGTACAGGCGTCGGCAACATGCTTGCCGG
This genomic window from Sphingomonas abietis contains:
- a CDS encoding DUF2177 family protein, whose protein sequence is MIGTWISAALATAISFLALDSIWLSFAASRLYRPRLGSLLLERFNAAPAAAFYLIYLAGILVFAVAPALATGRWTTALVRGAMLGLVAYATYDLTNQATLRGWSATVTIADLCWGSFATATAATIGFSVARWMIARG